In Notolabrus celidotus isolate fNotCel1 chromosome 22, fNotCel1.pri, whole genome shotgun sequence, one genomic interval encodes:
- the zfyve28 gene encoding lateral signaling target protein 2 homolog — protein sequence MNRFRKWLYKPKRTDPQLLAQFYYADEELNQVATELDSLDGRKDPQRCTLLVNQFRSCQDNVLNIINQIMDECIPHDRANRDFCVKFPEEIRHDNLAGQLWFGAECLAAGSIIMNREIESIAMRPLAKDLTRSLEEVRNITRDQALRDLNLYTDRMKDALRHFDSLFAEFELSYVSAMVPVKSPKEYYVQQEVIVLFCETVERALKMGYLNQDMIDDYEPALMFTIPRLAIVCGLVVYSEGPLSLDRKSDDMSELFRPFRTLLKKIRDLLQTLTEEELLTLERNLCISQDGELSTDLAVATDSSEAPVQENQSSCKPTNDTSKGESGREQEHLALYVCPSQEEEPAEVEKAWEVETERGEEEQEQGLLCEEAEEAELACSMQYDEEELEQLNMMVYRVGDEMSSLLSPPSQGQSPAHQPGRGDGGGSSGASSTEASPRRLLVSKGRTGLYVEEEDRVFLMDDLDAAGENITSISREAYNCIASPSKAPLSARPMQRKPSPRPDPNRNGWFSDAQSEQPCSQPRSHNAHCPHAKRPSCTSAEPLPYTNGWDMALEGTASETAEVIAHRMGGMKLSATVIFNPRSPSLSELAVDKLLLPRPAPSEIEPCGPLVATHCLLNSCVCCGSCEDSHEDTITTETTGLGLGLALGLDKHCKMAAPSTVIQSSACRLPPRGHDPHSKGEPTQFTPPSSRSSAETLEEDSNSKLCEKCLDVPGLHIKEGSSSEGDRHSTCNHQLETEQRQQASGGRQRDKETEKDRPGTKNSMRDTKEDSGRSSSFQSSPLSSVSGSDCESVSVTTCSLSSSAYTPSPVSSLTPSSGMSEDLEHQEIQLALHDAKMAARNKIRSRFHSSSDLIHRLFVCISGVADQLQTNYASDLRSILKTLFEVMATKCEQGGNDKQNKGPNLRSAVLEDCALCQETISSSELAAKAREGQFEDPPDWVPDEACNSCIACKAPFTVIRRKHHCRSCGKIFCSRCSSHSAPLPRYGQVKPVRVCTHCYMFHVTPFYSDKAGI from the exons ATGAACCGCTTTCGAAAGTGGCTGTACAAGCCCAAG AGGACGGACCCTCAGCTCCTGGCCCAGTTCTACTACGCCGATGAAGAGCTGAATCAGGTGGCCACCGAGCTTGACAGCCTCGATGGCAGGAAGGACCCTCAGAGATGTACCCTGCTGGTCAACCAGTTCCGCTCTTGTCAG GACAATGTGTTGAACATTATCAATCAGATCATGGATGAATGTATCCCCCACGACCGGGCCAACAGAGACTTCTGCGTCAAGTTCCCTGAGGAGATTCGTCATGACAACCTGGCAGGGCAGCTGTGGTTTGGGGCCGAG TGTTTGGCTGCCGGCTCGATCATCATGAACAGGGAGATAGAGAGTATAGCGATGAGGCCCCTGGCTAAGGACCTTACTCGCAGCCTGGAGGAGGTACGCAACATCACCAGAGACCAGGCCCTGAGAGACCTCAACTTGTACACAGACCGCATGAAGGACGCACTGCGACACTTCGACAGCCTTTTCGCTGAGTTTGAGCTCAG TTATGTGTCAGCCATGGTGCCTGTAAAGTCTCCCAAAGAATACTATGTACAGCAGGAGGTGATTGTGCTCTTCTGTGAGACTGTGGAGAG ggCCCTGAAGATGGGCTACCTCAATCAGGACATGATCGATGACTATGAACCCGCTCTGATGTTTACAATTCCCAGACTAGCCATTGTGTG TGGGCTGGTTGTGTATTCAGAGGGACCTCTCAGCCTCGATAGAAAATCAGATGACATGTCTGAGCTCTTCCGCCCTTTTCGCACCCTGTTAAAGAAAATCAG AGACCTGCTGCAGACCTTGACTGAGGAGGAGTTGCTGACGCTGGAGAGAAACCTGTGTATCTCTCAGGACGGGGAGTTGTCCACGGACCTTGCAGTGGCCACAGACAGCTCAGAAGCTCCAGTCCAAGAGAATCAGTCATCCTGCAAACCCACTAATGACACCTCCAAGGGGGAGAGTGGTAGGGAGCAGGAGCATCTGGCTCTGTATGTCTGTCCCAGCCAGGAGGAGGAGCCGGCGGAAGTGGAAAAGGCCTGGGAAGTGGaaacagagaggggggaggaagagcaggagcaGGGCCTGCTGTgtgaggaggcggaggaggctGAGTTGGCCTGCTCCATGCAGTATgatgaggaggagctggagcagCTCAATATGATGGTGTATCGCGTGGGAGACGAGATGTCCTCCCTTCTGTCGCCTCCCAGCCAGGGTCAGTCCCCAGCACACCAACCTggcagaggagatggaggaggctCCAGTGGAGCTTCCAGCACAGAGGCCTCACCCCGTAGGCTCCTGGTGAGCAAGGGAAGGACAGGCCTCTATGTAGAGGAAGAGGACAGGGTCTTCCTCATGGATGACCTGGATGCAGCAGGAGAAAACATCACCAGCATCTCAAGAGAGGCGTACAATTGTATCGCCTCTCCTTCCAAAGCACCGCTGTCTGCCCGTCCTATGCAGCGCAAACCCAGCCCAAGACCGGACCCCAACAGGAACGGCTGGTTCTCTGATGCCCAGTCAGAGCAGCCGTGCTCACAGCCACGCAGCCACAACGCACACTGTCCTCATGCAAAGCGCCCTTCTTGCACTTCCGCAGAGCCTCTGCCTTACACAAACGGCTGGGACATGGCTTTAGAGGGGACAGCTTCTGAAACAGCTGAGGTCATCGCCCATCGTATGGGTGGGATGAAGCTGTCCGCCACCGTCATCTTCAACCCTCGCTCCCCAAGCTTATCAGAGCTGGCCGTGGACAAGTTGCTGCTGCCGCGGCCTGCTCCCTCTGAGATCGAGCCATGCGGCCCCCTGGTGGCCACTCACTGCCTGCTCAACTCCTGTGTCTGCTGCGGGAGCTGTGAGGACAGCCACGAGGACACCATCACCACAGAAACCACAGGACTTGGGTTAGGCCTCGCTCTGGGTTTGGACAAACACTGTAAGATGGCAGCACCCAGCACAGTCATCCAGTCCTCTGCTTGCAGGCTTCCTCCCCGAGGTCACGACCCTCACAGTAAAGGAGAACCCACCCAGTTTACCCCACCTTCCTCTcgcagctctgcagagaccCTGGAGGAGGATTCAAACTCCAAGCTCTGTGAGAAGTGCCTGGATGTGCCGGGGCTCCACATAAAGGAGGGTAGCTCCAGTGAAGGGGACAGACACTCCACATGCAACCACCAGCTGGAGACCGAGCAGAGGCAGCAGGCCAGTGGAGGCCGGCAGAGGGACAAGGAGACAGAGAAGGACAGGCCAGGAACTAAAAATTCGATGAGGGACACCAAAGAAGACAGTGGGAGGAGCTCCAG TTTCCAGAGTTCCCCCCTCAGCTCTGTGTCAGGTAGTGACTGTGAGAGTGTGTCGGTCACCACATGTAGTCTGTCAAGCAGTGCATACACCCCCAG CCCCGTCAGCAGCCTGACCCCCAGTTCCGGGATGTCCGAAGACCTGGAGCATCAAGAGATCCAGTTGGCTCTACACGATGCCAAGATGGCTGCCAGGAACAAGATCCGATCCCgcttccacagcagcagcgACCTCATCCACCGTCTCTTTGTTTGTATATCAG GAGTCGCCGATCAGCTGCAAACCAACTACGCCAGCGACCTTCGCAGCATCCTGAAGACTTTGTTTGAAGTCATGGCAACCAAGTGCGAGCAGGGAGGCAATGATAAGCAAAACAAAG GTCCCAATCTTCGTAGTGCGGTCCTCGAGGACTGTGCTCTCTGTCAGGAGACCATTTCCTCATCCGAATTGGCAGCAAAGGCTCGGGAAGGCCAGTTCGAAG ACCCTCCAGACTGGGTCCCTGATGAAGCCTGTAACTCCTGCATTGCCTGCAAAGCTCCCTTCACTGTCATCCGTAGGAAGCATCACTGTAGAAGCTGCGGGAAG ATCTTCTGCTCTCGCTGCTCCTCCCATTCTGCTCCCTTGCCCCGGTATGGCCAGGTGAAGCCCGTCAGggtttgcacacactgctaCATGTTCCACGTCACTCCCTTCTACAGCGACAAGGCCGGCATCTGA